The following proteins come from a genomic window of Streptomyces sp. NBC_01716:
- a CDS encoding universal stress protein, which produces MTDQQPSPFERGTDGPKVIVAGVDGSESSLRAASYAGGLARRQNALLAVVYVQPLLPSGAALGAPVADTTEEIAESLAEEIRANAERVKGIWDVRWEFHTLRGDPYNGLVTAADDLKADAVVVGASESAGHRFIGSVAVRLVKAGRWPVTVVP; this is translated from the coding sequence GTGACGGATCAGCAGCCCTCCCCCTTCGAGCGTGGCACGGACGGCCCCAAGGTGATCGTCGCCGGTGTGGACGGCTCCGAGTCGTCGCTGCGCGCGGCGTCGTACGCCGGTGGTCTCGCCCGGCGGCAGAACGCCCTTCTCGCCGTCGTGTACGTGCAGCCGCTGCTGCCGTCGGGCGCCGCCCTCGGGGCCCCGGTCGCCGACACGACCGAGGAGATCGCCGAGAGTCTCGCCGAGGAGATCCGCGCCAACGCGGAGCGGGTCAAGGGCATATGGGACGTCCGCTGGGAGTTCCACACGCTGCGCGGCGACCCCTACAACGGGCTGGTCACCGCGGCCGACGACCTGAAGGCGGACGCCGTGGTGGTGGGCGCGTCGGAGTCGGCCGGGCACCGGTTCATCGGCTCGGTGGCGGTGCGGCTGGTCAAGGCGGGCCGGTGGCCGGTGACGGTCGTTCCGTAG
- a CDS encoding CapA family protein yields the protein MTTRMRHGAMAAAALLLATAAGCAGGGDSGPDSERPVRNGTGLGSSASGEAGKRGGFTLVASGDVLPHDSVIARANVDAGGTGHNFVPMLSGVKSVVSAADVAICHMETVYGPDGGPFTGYPSFKSPPEVATALRATGYDSCSTASNHTLDAGVDGITRTLGALDKAGVKHVGSARSADEDTRPALLEAGGAKIAQLAYTYDTNGIPLPAGQPWAVDLIDEEKIVADARAARAAGADVVVVSMHWGTEWQEAPDERQLDLGRRLTASATDGRPDIDLIVGTHVHVPQAYEKVNGTWIIYGMGDQIAGEMTNNAGQHDPRGTQGSIGRFTFAPPAARGERWPVTKAEFIPQTMDNNAGRVVNLSRVRDNDPARDGYRATRSAIEAAVLSRGAAKDGLTMGR from the coding sequence ATGACGACGCGCATGCGACACGGAGCGATGGCCGCCGCTGCCCTGCTGCTCGCCACGGCCGCGGGATGCGCCGGAGGCGGCGACTCCGGCCCCGACTCCGAGCGCCCCGTCAGGAACGGCACCGGGCTGGGCTCCTCGGCGAGCGGCGAGGCGGGAAAGCGGGGCGGATTCACGCTCGTCGCCTCCGGGGACGTCCTGCCGCACGACTCCGTCATCGCCCGGGCCAACGTCGACGCGGGCGGCACCGGGCACAACTTCGTACCGATGCTCTCCGGGGTGAAGTCCGTCGTCTCCGCCGCCGATGTCGCGATCTGCCACATGGAGACGGTGTACGGCCCCGACGGCGGACCCTTCACCGGCTACCCGTCGTTCAAGTCGCCGCCCGAGGTCGCCACCGCGCTCAGGGCGACCGGCTACGACTCCTGCTCCACCGCCTCCAACCACACCCTGGACGCCGGCGTCGACGGCATCACCCGTACCCTCGGCGCGCTCGACAAGGCCGGTGTCAAGCACGTGGGTTCGGCCCGCTCGGCCGACGAGGACACCCGGCCCGCGCTGCTCGAAGCCGGCGGCGCGAAGATCGCCCAACTGGCTTACACCTACGACACCAACGGCATCCCGCTGCCGGCCGGACAGCCCTGGGCCGTCGACCTCATCGACGAGGAGAAGATCGTCGCCGACGCGCGCGCCGCACGCGCGGCGGGCGCCGACGTCGTCGTCGTGAGCATGCACTGGGGCACGGAGTGGCAGGAGGCGCCGGACGAGAGGCAGTTGGACCTCGGCCGGCGGCTCACCGCGTCCGCGACCGACGGCCGTCCCGACATCGACCTGATCGTCGGCACGCACGTCCATGTCCCGCAGGCGTACGAGAAGGTCAACGGCACCTGGATCATCTACGGCATGGGTGACCAGATCGCCGGCGAGATGACCAACAACGCCGGACAGCACGACCCGCGCGGCACCCAGGGCTCGATCGGCCGGTTCACCTTCGCGCCGCCCGCGGCCAGGGGGGAGCGCTGGCCGGTGACGAAGGCGGAGTTCATCCCGCAGACCATGGACAACAACGCCGGACGCGTGGTCAATCTGTCGCGGGTGCGGGACAACGACCCGGCGAGGGACGGCTACCGGGCCACGCGGTCCGCGATCGAGGCGGCGGTACTCTCGCGCGGCGCCGCCAAGGACGGCCTGACGATGGGCCGTTGA
- a CDS encoding sigma-70 family RNA polymerase sigma factor, translated as MTTATATATTDERALAELQREHGAALLHFLLGLTYGDRQRAEDLLQETLVRAWQHPEAFEGPYESMRPWLFTVGRRLAIDARRSRLARPAEVSDGVLEATPEPGDPTERSVAALDVRQAVKSLSPEHRAVLAQIYFKGLSVVEAAQVLGIPAGTVKSRSYYALRALGRSLPGYHRSSSSKSARSAAPSATSA; from the coding sequence ATGACCACCGCCACGGCCACGGCGACGACCGACGAGCGGGCGCTGGCGGAGTTGCAGCGCGAGCACGGCGCCGCGCTGCTCCACTTCCTGCTCGGTCTGACCTACGGCGACCGGCAGCGCGCCGAGGACCTGCTCCAGGAGACACTGGTCCGCGCCTGGCAGCACCCCGAGGCGTTCGAGGGGCCCTACGAGTCCATGCGGCCCTGGCTCTTCACCGTGGGCCGCCGGCTGGCGATAGACGCCCGCCGCTCACGTCTGGCCCGCCCGGCCGAAGTCAGCGACGGCGTACTCGAAGCCACCCCGGAACCCGGCGATCCCACGGAGCGGTCCGTCGCCGCGCTCGACGTACGGCAGGCGGTGAAGTCGCTGAGCCCGGAGCACCGCGCCGTCCTCGCCCAGATCTACTTCAAGGGCCTGAGCGTCGTCGAGGCCGCTCAGGTGCTTGGCATACCGGCCGGAACCGTCAAGTCCCGCTCCTACTACGCGCTGCGCGCCCTCGGCCGCTCGCTGCCGGGCTACCACAGGTCCTCCTCGTCGAAGAGTGCGAGGAGCGCCGCGCCATCGGCCACCTCCGCATAG
- a CDS encoding zf-HC2 domain-containing protein, protein MPSVARRAGSDSGPEAIVTSEAGGDPHVRSQLGAYALGGLTPDEDRLISEHLDGCPRCAADYAEVADGAALLALFDEEDLW, encoded by the coding sequence GTGCCCAGCGTGGCCAGAAGAGCAGGATCGGACAGCGGACCGGAGGCGATTGTGACGAGTGAGGCCGGCGGTGACCCGCATGTGCGGTCGCAGCTCGGTGCCTACGCGCTGGGAGGGCTCACGCCCGATGAGGACCGGCTGATCTCCGAGCACCTGGACGGTTGTCCCAGGTGCGCCGCCGACTATGCGGAGGTGGCCGATGGCGCGGCGCTCCTCGCACTCTTCGACGAGGAGGACCTGTGGTAG
- a CDS encoding histidine kinase, whose amino-acid sequence MSGAALAVLIVLGPLLLAAGYVLGRRTGRGRPDRTSDVGTPVEHATFETLHTASLAAPPLRAGLTEESAGKAARRLRSMLGTDALCLTDRDRVLAWDGLGEHHGKHVMDHVQTLLGSGRGTAFPSGCGDLDCPLRWAVAAPLTVDHRVLGTLVAYAPRESAVLARAAGEVARWVSVQLELAELDRSRTQLIEAEIKALRAQISPHFIFNSLAAIASFVRTDPERARELLLEFADFTRYSFRRHGDFTTLADELHSIDQYLALVRARFGDRLSVTLQVAPEVLPVAMPFLCLQPLVENAVKHGLEGKITMSHITISALDAGSEAEVVIEDDGVGMDPERLRRILRGEGGLSTGIGLLNVDERLRQVYGDDYGLVIETGVGAGMRIAVRIPKYRAGVHGT is encoded by the coding sequence ATGAGCGGAGCCGCCCTCGCCGTACTGATCGTGCTCGGCCCGCTGCTGCTCGCGGCGGGCTATGTGCTCGGGCGCCGTACCGGACGCGGGCGCCCCGACCGGACCAGCGACGTCGGTACGCCCGTCGAGCACGCCACCTTCGAGACCCTGCACACCGCGTCGCTCGCCGCGCCGCCCCTGCGGGCCGGACTCACCGAGGAGAGCGCGGGCAAGGCCGCCCGCAGGCTGCGCTCGATGCTGGGGACCGACGCGCTCTGCCTCACCGACCGGGACCGGGTGCTCGCCTGGGACGGCCTCGGCGAGCACCACGGCAAGCATGTGATGGACCATGTGCAGACCCTGCTCGGCAGCGGACGCGGCACAGCCTTCCCGAGCGGCTGCGGCGATCTGGACTGCCCGCTGCGCTGGGCCGTCGCCGCGCCGCTGACCGTCGACCACCGGGTGCTCGGCACTCTCGTCGCCTACGCGCCACGGGAGTCGGCGGTCCTCGCGCGGGCCGCGGGCGAGGTCGCCCGCTGGGTCTCCGTACAGCTCGAACTCGCCGAACTCGACCGCTCCCGCACCCAGTTGATCGAGGCGGAGATCAAGGCGCTGCGCGCCCAGATCTCACCGCACTTCATCTTCAACTCGCTGGCCGCCATCGCCTCGTTCGTCCGCACCGATCCCGAGCGCGCCCGTGAACTGCTCCTGGAATTCGCCGACTTCACCCGCTACTCGTTCCGCAGGCACGGGGACTTCACCACCCTCGCCGACGAACTGCACTCCATCGACCAGTACTTGGCACTCGTCAGGGCGCGCTTCGGCGACCGCCTCTCGGTCACCCTCCAGGTCGCGCCCGAGGTGCTGCCGGTCGCCATGCCGTTCCTCTGTCTCCAGCCGCTCGTCGAGAACGCCGTCAAACACGGCCTCGAAGGCAAGATCACGATGAGCCACATCACCATCAGCGCCCTCGACGCCGGCTCGGAGGCGGAGGTCGTGATCGAGGACGACGGGGTGGGCATGGACCCCGAGCGGCTGCGCCGCATCCTGCGCGGCGAGGGAGGGCTGTCCACGGGCATCGGACTGCTCAACGTGGACGAGCGGCTGCGGCAGGTCTACGGGGACGACTACGGGCTCGTCATCGAGACGGGGGTGGGGGCGGGAATGCGGATCGCGGTACGGATCCCCAAGTACCGCGCGGGTGTGCACGGCACCTGA
- a CDS encoding sodium/solute symporter yields the protein MSQSYTVTAVAVVVVATVLVGGFGLRISRTTSDFYVASRTVRPGLNAAAISGEYLSAASFLGIAGLLLLHGPDMLWYPVGYTAGYLVLLIFVAAPLRRSGAYTLPDFAEGRLESRPARRVVSVLVVGAGWLYLVPQLQGAGLTLEILTGAPNWFGAVLVAVVVVVAVAAGGMRSITFVQAFQYWLKLTALLVPAIFLLLAWQGEGRPAIDFDLTEMSSRADHPMYATYGLIVSTFLGTMGLPHVVVRFYTSPNGRAARRTTVGVLALIGGFYLLPPVYGALGRLHAPALDLGTDADAAVLLLPDLVIGGTAGDLLGALVAGGAFAAFLSTASGLTMAVAGVLTQDVLPSRGVRHFRLATLLAILVPLGGSLLMSGMPVADAVVMAFAVSASSFCPLLVLGIWWRRLTPPGAIAGLLLGGGSALVAIVITVSGAVRSGWPQALLAWPAVWSVPVGFLAMILVSLATQSRIPPGTKAAMTRFHLPEALMPGARGGPR from the coding sequence GTGAGCCAGAGCTACACGGTGACGGCCGTCGCCGTCGTGGTGGTCGCCACCGTCCTCGTCGGCGGTTTCGGCCTGCGCATATCCCGCACCACCTCCGACTTCTACGTGGCCTCCCGCACCGTGCGCCCCGGCCTCAACGCCGCCGCGATCAGCGGCGAGTACCTGTCCGCCGCCTCGTTCCTCGGCATCGCCGGCCTGCTCCTGCTGCACGGCCCCGACATGCTTTGGTACCCGGTCGGCTACACCGCCGGCTATCTGGTCCTGCTGATCTTCGTCGCCGCCCCGCTCCGGCGCTCCGGCGCGTACACCCTCCCCGACTTCGCCGAGGGGCGTCTGGAGTCCCGCCCCGCACGGCGCGTGGTCAGCGTGCTGGTCGTCGGTGCCGGCTGGCTCTATCTGGTGCCGCAACTCCAGGGCGCGGGCCTCACGCTGGAAATCCTGACCGGCGCGCCCAACTGGTTCGGTGCCGTCCTCGTCGCGGTCGTCGTGGTGGTGGCCGTCGCCGCGGGCGGCATGCGCAGCATCACCTTCGTACAGGCCTTCCAGTACTGGCTCAAACTCACCGCCCTGCTCGTCCCCGCGATCTTCCTGCTGCTCGCCTGGCAGGGCGAAGGACGACCCGCGATCGACTTCGACCTCACCGAGATGTCGAGCCGCGCGGACCACCCGATGTACGCGACGTACGGACTGATCGTCTCCACCTTCCTCGGCACCATGGGCCTGCCGCACGTCGTGGTCCGCTTCTACACCAGCCCCAACGGCCGGGCGGCCCGCCGGACCACCGTCGGTGTGCTCGCCCTGATCGGCGGCTTCTATCTGCTGCCGCCGGTGTACGGCGCGCTCGGGCGGCTGCACGCCCCCGCGCTCGACCTCGGTACGGACGCCGACGCCGCCGTCCTCCTGCTGCCCGATCTGGTCATCGGCGGCACGGCGGGCGATCTGCTCGGCGCGCTCGTCGCGGGCGGCGCCTTCGCCGCGTTCCTGTCCACCGCGTCCGGTCTGACCATGGCCGTCGCCGGGGTGCTCACCCAGGACGTGCTGCCCTCACGCGGCGTACGGCATTTCCGGCTGGCGACCCTGCTCGCCATCCTCGTACCGCTCGGCGGCTCGCTGCTGATGAGCGGCATGCCGGTGGCGGACGCCGTCGTGATGGCCTTCGCCGTCTCCGCGTCGTCGTTCTGCCCGCTGCTGGTGCTCGGCATCTGGTGGCGGCGGCTCACCCCGCCCGGCGCGATCGCGGGGCTGCTGCTCGGCGGCGGATCGGCGCTGGTGGCCATCGTGATCACGGTCAGCGGCGCCGTACGGTCGGGCTGGCCGCAGGCCCTGCTCGCCTGGCCCGCCGTCTGGTCGGTCCCCGTCGGCTTCCTCGCGATGATCCTGGTCTCGCTGGCCACCCAGTCGCGGATACCACCGGGGACCAAGGCCGCCATGACCCGTTTCCATCTGCCGGAGGCCCTGATGCCCGGTGCCAGGGGAGGCCCCCGATGA
- a CDS encoding LytR/AlgR family response regulator transcription factor, whose protein sequence is MLRVLAVDDEEPALEELLYLLRADPRIRGAEGATGATEALRRIGAALDAGPDDPAAVDVVFLDIHMAGLTGLDVAKLLAGFAQPPLIVFVTAHEGFAVQAFDLKAVDYVLKPVRRERLAEAVRRVAELVGERGPVVDTSTDQIPVELGGVTRFVPVADIVYAEAQGDYARLHTDTGSHLVRIPLTTLEERWRSRGFVRIHRRHLVAVARIDELRLDAGAMSVRVGDAELAVSRRHARAVRDLLMRLPGR, encoded by the coding sequence ATGCTGCGTGTACTGGCCGTGGACGACGAAGAGCCGGCCCTCGAAGAGCTGCTGTACCTTCTCCGCGCCGACCCACGGATCCGCGGCGCCGAGGGCGCCACCGGCGCGACCGAGGCGCTGCGCCGTATCGGAGCCGCACTGGACGCCGGTCCCGACGACCCGGCGGCCGTCGACGTCGTCTTCCTCGACATCCACATGGCGGGACTGACCGGACTCGATGTCGCCAAGCTCCTGGCGGGTTTCGCCCAGCCCCCGCTGATCGTCTTCGTCACCGCCCACGAGGGCTTCGCCGTCCAGGCGTTCGACCTCAAGGCCGTCGACTACGTCCTGAAACCCGTCCGCAGGGAGCGGCTGGCCGAGGCCGTGCGCCGCGTCGCCGAACTGGTGGGGGAGCGCGGCCCGGTCGTCGACACCTCCACCGACCAGATCCCGGTGGAGCTCGGCGGAGTGACCCGCTTCGTCCCCGTCGCCGACATCGTCTACGCGGAGGCCCAGGGCGACTACGCCAGACTCCACACCGACACGGGCAGCCATCTGGTCCGAATCCCGCTCACCACCCTGGAGGAGCGCTGGCGCTCCCGCGGTTTCGTCCGGATCCACCGCCGCCATCTCGTCGCCGTGGCCCGGATCGACGAACTGCGCCTGGACGCCGGCGCCATGAGTGTGCGCGTCGGTGACGCGGAACTGGCCGTCAGCAGGCGGCACGCCAGAGCCGTACGCGATCTCCTGATGCGGCTGCCCGGCCGCTGA
- a CDS encoding zf-HC2 domain-containing protein, with protein sequence MRTPEIHRDVGAYALGVLDAADAFRFEDHLMDCPQCTLLLGDFGGVRGQLDEYTRQTPPRVAPFVSAGPELLHRMLEGTAARRRLSRRRRLALVAAAVVIAVGGPFAIVETRGDGGSPGAPTAERWTATDRRTGTAAVVTAAEKGWGTDVALELSKSTAAGVCELVAVGRDGSEETVMTWSARGDGGGPMVTWGGAALRPYEIDRFEVRTAAGHRLMTVRGG encoded by the coding sequence ATGCGGACCCCGGAGATCCATCGCGACGTCGGCGCCTACGCGCTCGGCGTGCTCGACGCTGCCGATGCTTTCCGTTTCGAGGACCATCTCATGGACTGCCCCCAGTGCACACTGCTGTTGGGGGATTTCGGCGGGGTGCGGGGTCAGCTCGACGAGTACACGCGGCAGACGCCCCCGCGGGTGGCTCCCTTCGTGTCGGCGGGGCCCGAGCTGCTGCACCGGATGCTCGAAGGGACGGCGGCCCGGCGGCGGCTGAGCCGAAGACGGCGGCTGGCGCTGGTCGCCGCGGCGGTGGTGATCGCGGTGGGCGGCCCGTTCGCGATCGTCGAGACGCGGGGGGACGGCGGCTCCCCGGGGGCACCGACCGCCGAGCGGTGGACGGCGACGGACCGCAGGACCGGGACGGCGGCCGTCGTGACGGCGGCGGAGAAGGGCTGGGGCACGGATGTCGCCCTGGAGCTGTCGAAGTCGACGGCGGCCGGGGTGTGCGAGCTGGTCGCCGTGGGCCGTGACGGGTCGGAGGAGACCGTGATGACCTGGTCCGCCCGTGGGGACGGCGGGGGGCCGATGGTCACCTGGGGCGGCGCCGCGCTGCGGCCGTACGAGATCGACCGGTTCGAGGTGCGGACGGCGGCCGGGCACCGGCTGATGACGGTACGGGGCGGGTGA
- a CDS encoding Fpg/Nei family DNA glycosylase: MPEVPEVEALREFLDGHLVGKEIVRVLPLTINVLKTYDPPLAALAGTTVSAIERHGKWLDIVAGDSGLHLAVHLARAGWLRWKDEFPPAPPRPGKGPLALRTVLAEGDGFDLTEAGTTKRLAVHLVRDPFEVPAIATLGPDPLHDAFDRDALAALFTGERRQLKGALRDQRLIAGIGNAYSDEILHTAKMSPFKPVQNLTEDEITVLYDAMRSTLNSAIERSRGVAAGRLKAEKKSGLRVHGRAGEECPVCGDTIRSVSFADSSLQYCPTCQTGGKPLADRTTSRFLK, encoded by the coding sequence ATGCCCGAAGTTCCCGAGGTCGAAGCGCTGCGAGAGTTCCTCGACGGCCATCTGGTCGGCAAGGAGATCGTTCGCGTCCTGCCCCTGACGATCAACGTCCTGAAAACCTACGACCCCCCGCTCGCCGCCCTGGCCGGCACCACCGTCAGCGCGATCGAGCGCCACGGCAAGTGGCTCGACATCGTGGCGGGCGACTCCGGCCTGCACCTCGCGGTCCATCTGGCCCGCGCGGGCTGGCTGCGCTGGAAGGATGAGTTCCCGCCGGCCCCGCCACGCCCCGGGAAGGGGCCGCTCGCGCTGCGGACGGTGCTCGCCGAGGGCGACGGGTTCGACCTGACCGAGGCGGGCACCACCAAGCGGCTCGCCGTCCATCTCGTACGGGACCCCTTCGAGGTCCCGGCCATCGCGACCCTCGGTCCCGACCCGCTCCACGACGCCTTCGACCGGGACGCGCTCGCCGCACTGTTCACAGGCGAGCGGCGGCAGCTCAAGGGCGCCCTGCGGGACCAGCGGCTGATCGCGGGCATCGGCAACGCCTACAGCGACGAGATCCTTCACACGGCGAAGATGTCGCCCTTCAAGCCGGTCCAGAATCTGACGGAAGACGAGATCACCGTCCTGTACGACGCCATGCGCTCGACGCTGAACTCGGCGATCGAGCGTTCGCGGGGCGTCGCGGCGGGCCGGCTGAAGGCCGAGAAGAAGAGCGGTCTGCGGGTGCACGGGCGGGCCGGTGAGGAGTGTCCGGTCTGCGGCGACACCATCAGGTCGGTCTCCTTCGCCGACTCCTCGCTCCAGTACTGCCCGACCTGCCAGACCGGCGGCAAACCGCTGGCCGACCGCACGACGTCACGCTTCCTCAAATAG
- a CDS encoding amidohydrolase family protein: protein MNRQPTTSAPVVDAHHHVWDLSVRDQDWITGPAMAPIRRNFTVADLAPEARAAGVGATVLVQTVTVPEETPEFLALADANELIAGVVGWTDITAPDVADTLAALRALPGGDKLVGIRHQVQGEPDPEWLLRPGVRHGLAAVAAAGLAYDLILLPHQLPAATAVAALLPQLTFVLDHLGKPPIASGGLDPWAGHIRALAARPNVVCKLSGMVTEAEWDSWTADTLRPYTETVLDAFGSARLMFGSDWPVCRLAASYGEVVDVTRELTAGLSGNERRAVFGGTATTVYGL from the coding sequence ATGAACCGGCAGCCGACCACCTCCGCGCCCGTCGTGGACGCCCACCACCACGTGTGGGACCTGTCCGTACGCGACCAGGACTGGATCACCGGTCCCGCCATGGCACCCATCCGGCGGAACTTCACCGTCGCCGACCTCGCTCCCGAGGCCCGCGCCGCCGGCGTCGGTGCCACCGTGCTCGTCCAGACCGTCACGGTCCCCGAGGAGACCCCCGAATTCCTCGCACTCGCCGACGCGAACGAGCTGATCGCCGGTGTCGTCGGCTGGACCGACATCACCGCCCCCGATGTCGCCGACACTCTCGCCGCGCTGCGCGCGCTGCCCGGCGGCGACAAGCTCGTGGGAATCCGCCACCAGGTCCAGGGCGAGCCCGACCCCGAGTGGCTGCTGCGTCCCGGCGTACGGCACGGGCTCGCCGCCGTGGCCGCCGCCGGGCTCGCGTACGACCTGATCCTCCTGCCGCACCAGCTGCCGGCGGCCACCGCGGTCGCCGCACTGCTGCCCCAGCTGACCTTCGTACTCGACCACCTCGGCAAGCCGCCCATCGCCTCCGGCGGCCTCGACCCCTGGGCCGGCCATATCCGCGCGCTGGCCGCCCGGCCCAACGTCGTGTGCAAGCTCTCCGGCATGGTCACCGAGGCCGAGTGGGACTCCTGGACGGCCGACACGCTGCGCCCGTACACCGAGACCGTGCTCGACGCGTTCGGCTCCGCGCGCCTGATGTTCGGCTCGGACTGGCCGGTGTGCCGATTGGCCGCCAGTTACGGCGAGGTCGTGGACGTCACCCGCGAGCTGACCGCCGGCCTGAGCGGGAACGAGCGGCGGGCGGTCTTCGGCGGGACGGCCACCACGGTCTACGGCCTCTGA
- a CDS encoding aldo/keto reductase, with translation MRQNTLGRGEVGVSELSFGSAGIGNLYTPVEPDQAAAAVDAAWGAGIRYFDTAPHYGLGLAERRVGEALRGRPRGDYTLSTKVGRLLEPLPFADGDDLDNGFAVRATHRRVWDFSADGVRRSIDDSLERLGTDRIDMVYLHDPDDHVAEALAQAYPALERLRAEGVVGAIGAGMNQTGVLTRFLRDTDIDVVLCAGRYTLLDQSALAELLPEAAARGRSVIVGGVFNSGLLADPRPGATYDYAAAPPALLERALRIKSVAERHGVPLRAAAIAYPLRHPAVASVLVGTRSPGEVQDAAEMYGRTVPDALWDELRAEGLLEGDAR, from the coding sequence ATGCGGCAGAACACCCTCGGACGCGGCGAGGTCGGCGTGTCCGAGCTCTCCTTCGGATCCGCCGGGATCGGGAATCTCTACACCCCCGTCGAACCCGACCAGGCCGCCGCGGCGGTCGATGCCGCCTGGGGCGCGGGCATACGTTACTTCGACACCGCGCCGCACTACGGTCTCGGCCTCGCCGAGCGTCGCGTCGGGGAGGCACTGCGGGGCCGGCCCCGGGGCGACTACACGCTGTCGACCAAGGTGGGGCGGCTCCTTGAGCCCCTGCCGTTCGCGGACGGTGACGACCTCGACAACGGCTTCGCCGTGCGCGCCACGCACCGTCGCGTATGGGACTTCAGCGCCGACGGCGTACGGCGCAGTATCGACGACAGCCTGGAGCGGCTCGGCACCGACCGGATCGACATGGTCTACCTCCATGACCCGGACGACCACGTCGCCGAGGCCCTGGCGCAGGCCTACCCCGCGCTGGAGCGGCTGCGCGCCGAGGGAGTCGTCGGTGCGATCGGGGCCGGGATGAACCAGACCGGCGTGCTCACCCGGTTCCTGCGGGACACCGACATCGACGTCGTCCTGTGCGCCGGCCGCTACACGCTCCTCGACCAGTCCGCCCTCGCCGAACTGCTCCCCGAGGCCGCCGCGCGCGGCCGGAGCGTGATCGTCGGCGGCGTCTTCAACTCCGGGCTGCTCGCCGACCCGCGACCGGGCGCGACCTACGACTACGCGGCGGCGCCGCCCGCCCTCCTGGAGCGCGCCCTGCGTATCAAGTCCGTCGCCGAGCGGCACGGCGTCCCCCTGCGCGCCGCCGCCATCGCCTACCCCCTTCGTCATCCGGCCGTCGCGAGCGTCCTCGTGGGGACCCGCTCACCGGGCGAGGTCCAGGACGCCGCGGAGATGTACGGCCGTACGGTCCCCGACGCGCTCTGGGACGAGCTGCGCGCCGAGGGCCTGCTGGAGGGCGACGCCCGATGA